One region of Syntrophobacter fumaroxidans MPOB genomic DNA includes:
- a CDS encoding PD40 domain-containing protein has protein sequence MPSKLLRPILAVVLVAVALSLESVAPADAASYDELIFVEVPAVAGPAQPGSMSGLPFDRYVDGCRVVRLSFRGSRAVAVPLTKEFVSARDPAVSFDGSHILFAGKRNKEDSWQIWRMDKDGGNKHLISSGPGDRVSPLYVGSLFYLDDKAPTEQICYVGTEHGWIEGRGKAPTLALYAANMDGSKARRIAYNPFSDFDPDVLPDGRLVYSSRQPTEPGSGMREMTQLFAVNIDGSDAMAYAGDSEPPSHMEMARVDWKGSRVYFIESRVHTWPGGGALAFVSQRRPYHSRAVLGANEKGFFHSPCPLPDGGLLVSHRANRPGAVFGIHRIDPGTGKLLKAVYSSPGRHCFGTRILAPHPAAKGRSSVVGFRYKDSGAFFCLNAHITDRSDVKRLPAGSIKHVRVIEAVPFQKGEGTHSSTSSGHGRDEFPADPIRTRRILGVAPVEPDGSFHIRVPAQIPISFQLLDENGIALAGQRSWTWVMPGESRGCIGCHEDREMAPPNHLAQAVVKPEVQLTIPPENRRSVDYVRDIAPVIQSKCVACHSPGGTLPHLGESIAAFRTLCLDGKGYIVPGSAGKSALVKRLFLGIGGKSRDEAGSQNASGQVQCALSLNDAERALFAEWVDLGARYDGGQDAKAVEKRGGPL, from the coding sequence ATGCCGTCCAAGCTTCTGAGACCAATCCTTGCCGTCGTCCTGGTGGCGGTCGCTTTGAGCCTGGAATCCGTTGCACCGGCGGATGCGGCATCGTACGATGAGCTCATCTTCGTTGAGGTTCCGGCCGTCGCCGGTCCGGCCCAACCCGGGAGCATGTCAGGGCTTCCATTCGATCGGTATGTTGACGGCTGCCGGGTTGTCCGTCTTTCATTTCGGGGTTCCCGGGCCGTGGCGGTGCCGCTGACTAAGGAATTCGTTTCCGCTCGAGATCCTGCCGTATCGTTTGACGGAAGCCACATACTGTTTGCCGGTAAGCGGAACAAGGAGGATTCGTGGCAGATCTGGCGTATGGATAAGGACGGCGGCAACAAGCACCTGATAAGCTCGGGACCTGGAGACCGGGTGTCCCCCCTCTATGTCGGCTCCCTTTTCTACCTGGACGACAAGGCACCAACCGAACAGATCTGCTATGTCGGTACCGAGCACGGCTGGATTGAGGGTCGAGGCAAGGCCCCGACACTCGCCCTTTATGCCGCCAACATGGACGGCAGCAAAGCCCGCCGGATTGCCTACAATCCGTTTTCGGATTTCGACCCGGACGTACTTCCCGACGGCAGGCTGGTCTACAGCAGTCGGCAGCCGACTGAACCCGGCTCCGGAATGCGGGAGATGACACAACTTTTCGCCGTAAATATAGACGGCTCCGATGCGATGGCATATGCGGGCGATTCGGAGCCACCCTCACATATGGAAATGGCGCGGGTGGATTGGAAGGGTTCCCGGGTATATTTCATCGAATCGAGGGTCCACACTTGGCCCGGCGGCGGGGCCCTTGCCTTCGTTTCGCAGAGACGGCCGTATCACTCCCGCGCCGTTCTCGGCGCCAATGAGAAGGGTTTCTTTCACAGCCCGTGCCCGCTGCCGGACGGCGGCCTGCTTGTCTCCCACCGCGCGAATCGGCCCGGGGCGGTCTTCGGCATCCATAGAATAGACCCGGGAACGGGCAAACTGCTCAAGGCTGTCTATTCCAGTCCCGGCCGGCATTGCTTCGGCACAAGGATCCTTGCCCCGCATCCCGCCGCAAAAGGCCGATCGTCGGTTGTGGGCTTTCGATACAAGGACAGCGGGGCGTTTTTCTGCCTGAACGCTCACATCACGGATCGATCGGACGTGAAACGGTTGCCCGCCGGTTCGATCAAGCACGTAAGAGTCATAGAAGCCGTGCCCTTCCAAAAGGGCGAGGGGACACATTCCTCCACCTCATCAGGGCACGGTCGGGATGAGTTCCCGGCGGATCCCATTCGAACGCGGCGCATATTGGGTGTGGCGCCCGTGGAACCGGATGGGTCGTTCCACATTCGGGTGCCGGCCCAAATCCCGATAAGTTTCCAACTGCTGGATGAAAATGGCATCGCACTGGCCGGGCAGCGCTCCTGGACCTGGGTCATGCCCGGGGAATCCAGGGGGTGCATAGGATGCCACGAGGACCGGGAGATGGCGCCTCCCAACCATCTGGCACAGGCCGTGGTGAAGCCCGAAGTCCAGTTGACGATCCCTCCTGAAAACCGCAGGTCAGTCGATTATGTGAGAGACATCGCGCCGGTCATTCAATCGAAGTGCGTCGCGTGCCATTCACCGGGGGGAACACTCCCTCATTTGGGCGAGAGCATCGCAGCCTTCCGGACACTTTGCCTCGACGGCAAGGGTTACATCGTCCCGGGCAGTGCCGGGAAGAGCGCGCTCGTGAAGCGCCTGTTCCTTGGGATTGGCGGGAAATCGAGGGATGAAGCCGGGAGTCAGAATGCTTCCGGCCAAGTGCAGTGCGCATTGTCGTTAAACGACGCGGAGCGGGCCCTGTTCGCAGAGTGGGTCGATTTGGGCGCCCGGTACGACGGGGGACAGGATGCCAAGGCCGTCGAGAAGAGGGGCGGACCGCTGTGA
- a CDS encoding CRTAC1 family protein yields the protein MKLPILVDVTEQAGIRFVHSFGDDHLSNIVETTGAGVALFDYDGDGHVDIYLVNGCYLNGISDPSGRESADALQNALYRNNGDGTFTDVTDKAGVGHKGFGMGVCVADYDNDGDADLYVTNFGPNVLYRNNGDGTFTDVTDKAGVGVDSWSTGCTFFDYDGDGNLDLYVGNYLQYDTAYSYYYPGNGFPGPLSYQGRPDVLYRNRGDGTFEDVTKAAGVYNPEGRAMGVVAFDFDDDGDMDIFVSNDAMENYLYRNNGDGTFTNVAQTAGTAFGQNGETGSSMGPEVGDYDSDGLMDVLVPDMGYASLYRNAGQGIFEEMSARTGLAAATGQYTSWSGSFFDFDCEGRLDIFLSNGDSRFLEPEEALLLLNDGNRFLNVSGRIGPDFQKKYVGRGSAVGDLDGDGDLDVVVQNLNSRPRLLRNDGGNLNHWLLIRAVGTRSNRDAIGARIRLTAGGTTQTRDVVSNSGYLSHSDRRVHFGLGSNEKADRIEIRWPSGRRQVLENIRANQVLTITEPGPQ from the coding sequence GTGAAGCTGCCCATCCTTGTGGACGTGACCGAGCAGGCAGGCATCAGGTTTGTTCATAGCTTCGGCGACGACCATCTCAGCAATATTGTTGAAACGACGGGCGCGGGAGTCGCCTTATTCGATTATGACGGTGACGGCCATGTCGATATCTATCTGGTAAATGGCTGTTATCTCAATGGAATAAGTGATCCGAGCGGGCGCGAGTCGGCGGATGCCCTTCAAAACGCGCTTTATCGAAACAACGGTGACGGGACGTTCACCGACGTTACGGACAAGGCCGGCGTGGGTCACAAGGGCTTCGGCATGGGCGTCTGCGTCGCCGACTATGACAACGACGGCGACGCCGACCTCTACGTCACCAACTTCGGCCCCAACGTCCTCTACCGCAACAACGGCGACGGGACATTCACCGATGTTACGGACAAGGCCGGGGTGGGCGTTGACTCCTGGTCGACCGGCTGCACCTTTTTTGACTACGACGGCGACGGGAACCTCGATCTATACGTGGGCAACTATCTGCAATATGATACCGCCTACAGTTACTATTATCCGGGAAACGGCTTCCCCGGCCCGCTCTCGTACCAGGGCCGGCCCGACGTCCTCTACCGCAATCGCGGCGACGGCACATTCGAAGACGTTACCAAAGCGGCGGGCGTATACAACCCCGAAGGGCGTGCGATGGGGGTCGTGGCTTTCGACTTCGACGACGACGGAGACATGGATATCTTCGTTTCCAACGATGCCATGGAAAACTACCTGTACCGCAACAACGGCGACGGGACCTTCACCAATGTCGCGCAGACGGCAGGCACGGCATTCGGCCAGAACGGCGAAACCGGCTCGTCAATGGGACCCGAGGTCGGGGACTACGATTCCGACGGACTGATGGATGTGCTCGTGCCCGATATGGGCTACGCAAGTTTGTATCGGAACGCGGGGCAGGGAATCTTCGAGGAGATGAGTGCGAGGACGGGTCTTGCTGCCGCAACCGGCCAGTACACGAGTTGGTCCGGGAGCTTTTTCGATTTCGATTGCGAGGGCCGGCTCGATATCTTCCTTTCCAACGGCGACAGCCGATTCCTCGAGCCTGAGGAAGCCCTGCTCCTGCTGAACGACGGCAACCGGTTCCTGAACGTCTCCGGGCGGATCGGACCGGATTTTCAGAAGAAGTATGTCGGTCGCGGATCTGCCGTGGGTGATCTGGATGGGGACGGGGACCTGGATGTCGTGGTTCAAAATCTGAATTCCAGGCCCAGGCTGCTGCGAAACGACGGAGGAAACCTCAATCACTGGCTGCTGATTCGCGCCGTCGGCACTCGAAGCAACCGGGATGCCATTGGAGCCCGCATTCGACTGACGGCCGGCGGCACGACCCAGACCCGCGATGTGGTCAGCAATTCCGGGTACCTCTCCCACAGCGATCGCCGAGTCCATTTCGGCCTCGGAAGCAACGAAAAGGCGGATAGAATCGAAATTCGATGGCCTTCCGGCCGGAGGCAGGTGCTCGAAAATATCCGGGCCAACCAGGTGCTGACGATTACCGAGCCCGGGCCGCAATAG